TTGTTTTCGGGTCTGCGCAAAGCATTTGTCGAGGCCGTGACGCGGGCGCGTGCGGCGTCGCTCGAAATCTGGTCGGAGGACGTGACGAATACAGGCTTCGAAGTCGAAGGGCTGGAATTGATTTCCGACCGGCATATGATCATGCCCAAGCTGTTTCGGCGTCTCGCCGAATATCTGGAGGGCGGCGGCTCCATCGAAGGCTTCAAGCAGTTCCTGGAGCAGAAGGCGGAGGACATCGCCGTGATCTCTACCGCGCACTTCACACACGTCGACACGATCGTCGAGGTCGACGGCAACGGCAATCGCGTGAGCATGACGGAACGACCGGAAAATATTGTGTTCGCGGGATAAAGGTACTTACCAGTGTGCAGGGATTTCTGATCGCGCCAGTTGTCGGTAACGCGTCAAAGGTAAAACAGTACCGGCCCAGCGTGAACCCGGCAACGCAGGCGTTTTATCGCTCGATAATGATCTTCTCCGCCGGTATATCGATAAAATGGATGCGCTCGGCAAGTTTGGGCGTGATGTAAATCCTGCCCGCGCGATCGATCAGCATCGCCTGATCGATATCCATATTGCGGGCAATCTTCGTCCATTCGTCGGGACCGGCGACTACCAGTGCGGTGGCGGCGGCATCCGCGACATCACCGACCGAATGAACCACGGTGGCCGAGGCGGTCTCTCCGACCGGATAACCATCGCGCGGGTCGAGGATATGTTGGTAGCGCTTGCCTTGATATCTAAAAAAGCGCTCGTAATCGCCCGACGTAAAGACAGCCTCGCCATCGCTGATGTTCAGCCATGCGATCACTCCTTCCGCGCGCGGATGCTGAATGCCGATGCTCCAGGGCCGATTGCCGTGCCGCCCGATGGCGCGCACATCGCCGCCGGCATTGACGACGGCATCGGTAACGCCCATGGTCTTTAGAGTCTCTATTGCATTATCCACGGCGTAGCCTTTGGCGAAGCCGCTTAGATCGAGCATCACCGCCGGGTTGCCGGAGCGCACACACCTGCCGTTGATTTCCAGGTCGTCCATGGCGGGCGCCTGCTTCACCAGCCGGGTTACTGCTTCGGCCGAAGGGGGTGTGCGCGGACCCGCGCCGCCGTTGAATCCCCACAGCTCGACGAGCCGGCCGATCGCCGGATCGAATAGGCCGCGGCTCGTCCGCGAAGACGCCTGGGCACGTTCGATCAAGGGAATCAGGTCGGGAGCGGCAATGCACCCGCCGCCGGGAAGTTGCCGGTTAAGGCGCTGCAGGTCGCCCGGATTCCAGGCGTGCCAGTTGTCATGCCAGTAGGCAAAATCGTCTTCCAGCACGCCGAAAGCCTCGTGCGCCAGCGCCGCGTCGCCGGTACGAATCGAGAGCTCGATCAGGGTGCCGAGGGACAGGAACTGGTCGTGAAAAACATGCGTCTCTGCGTGGTTCGGCGTGGACAGCACCAACGTGCTGGCGAAGATCAGGAGAAACCGAGAAGCAAGAGGAAATTGAAAAACCAGGGGCCGCGACCGCTTCATCGCGGATGGCGCACACTGCGATGCTGCCGCTGCTTGCGATACTGCTGCAACCATAGCCAGGAGCCGGTAAGACCGAGAAATACCAGCAACATCGCGGCGGCGTCAACGACGTAAATGCCCCAGGCGCCGAAGATGCGGCCGGTATGCAGATCCAGCAGTACGCGCTCAACCGACAGAATCTGTGAACGATATTGTTGCTCTACGTCTTGCCTCAATTCCGGTGATGGTGACTGCGGCTGTGACCACACGATACCTTTTGTGTCGCGGTAGGGTCGCCAGCTCAAAAAATTCTCGTCAGTCGTGTAATAACCGTCGGCCGTATCGATTACGAGGTGACCGTCTTGCGCGCGTCCGATGGCGCGCAGTCCGGGCGGAACGCCTTCGGCGTCTCCCAGTTGCTCAACCATTTCGCCGCCCGGCGTAAGCAGGAATATCGTGCGTTCCACCGCGACGGCCACCAGGCTGCTGGCTTCGGTTGCACCGTGCAGCGCTGCCACCGGCTGTGCGAGCGGCTGGCGATCCATGTACAGCCGGTCTTCTATTTGTGTGATCGAATGGTTGCCCGTGTGATACGCCGTTTGAATTTCCGGAGGCGCGATTCCGTACCAGTTGAGCAGCAGATCGGAATCAACGAAACGCCGATCCAGATCGAGGTCTTCGGTGTGGTTCAGCATGACACCAGTCACCGCGAGCATGATCGCGAACAGCAATGCGCTCAGGCCGACATAGCGATGCCATACATAGAGTGAACGTAAATACTTCCGTGCGTTATGGCGCAACATGGTGATTGAGATATAGCGCCATGCGCGCCAGCCGGGTCAGCGCGTCAACGGACAGGGTCGCGCCGGAAATATTGTCGATCGGATGATCGAGCTCGCGATCATCTTGCAGTTGCGCGCCCTTGAACTGATCGGTGAAGAACTCGTGGCGAACTTCCCAGCCGCGGCTTTCGCGATAGATAAGTACCTTGATGCGCTCGATCTTTCCCTTGTCAATTACGATGCCGGTGGTTATGGGTTTCTCTTTGCCGATTTCTTCCAGAATCCACGCGCTGCGTTCATTGTTCATCCAGTACCGCACTCTTAGCTCATTCGTCGCATGTCCCAGGATGGTTTCGACATCTTTTTTGATGGCGCCGATCAGCCATATCACCTTCGGTGGCGGCACTTCGCCTGAGAACGTGGCTCGCAGGAAAGCGGCAGGATCCTGATAAACGTCATCGCTAATGGCGAACGTCGTGAGCACAAGACTCAGCGCCCCGATAGCACCTTGTGACAACAATGAGATTTGGCTGCGCACGCGAGTCAGCAGCTCGGCATCAGGATGGCACCACGACGCATTTCCATGATTGTCACCGCGGCAGGCCGTTTAGAACGCGTAGCCGATACCGACATTAAAGCTATCTCCATCAAGCGTGCTGCCGTCAGCCTGTTCGGTATCGCGTAACTCGTAATCGGCTTTCAGCACGACCTGCGGAATGGGCCAGTAATTCGCGCCGAAGGTAATGTTTTCCTCGGGCAGATCTTCAACCAGCTCGAACTCCGAATACCGCGCGAAGATTCCCACTCCGGGTGTTATCTTGAACGAGGGTTCGACGTAGTAACCGAAAGGCTGGTCGCGAGCCAGCGCGTCGGCTGCGTCGCCGCTGATATTCCAGCGGGCGTACAGGGCCCGAAGTGCAAACGGACCGGCGGCCCATTGAGCGTGGCCTTCGTACAGATAAGCACCGTTCACGCCGTCGCTGTCTTCCTGCGAGAAGTCGGTCTGGTACTGCACAGTCGTGGCAAGTTCAAGACCGGGGACGCCAGTATATTTCAGACGTCCGGTAACGGCCGGGTCATTGGCGAGCGCTTCGGCGGTAGACTGGCGGCCGTCACGAATATCAATCTCGTCCGCGTCCACCGCAAAGCCGGAAGTCACCGCGAAGTTGTAGCTGAGTCCTGTCGCACCGATCTGGCCGAGCAACTGGCCGCCGCCTTCGCGCCACGAAGTCGGAATAATTTCTGTCTCGACCTGGTTTCGCTCGACGCCATAGAAGGTATTGGGTTCGTGCGTTTCGTTCAGGATGCCAACGGGCATTAAGAAAAGACCACCCTGAGCGTGGGTCGTATCGGTCAGCGCAAAGTCAATGAACGCCTGCTCCAGCTCGACTTCGCCCGGATTCTCGTCCCCGCCGCCGGCAACGGCATGTTCAAGCTCAAGCTCCGAGTAGAAGTTGATTCTGTCTGTAAACTCGTAACCGAATAACAGGACAAAGCGGTGAAAATCGATTTCGCTGTCGTCACCGTTTAGGAAATTGTTGTAATGCAATTCTCCATATGAGCCGAAAGTCGCGCGATCCTGCTCAGGCTGCGAGCTTTCAACGGCATCCGCGGTCGCGTTGATCTGTTGTTGAAGGATATCGACCTTATCTTCCAGATGGCGGATTCGATCGCGCTCCGATTGCGCGAGCGCGTCGCCACTTCCGGCTAATGCGATGAGCGAGCTAGTCGCAAAGACAACGTGTTTATATTCCAAAGTGGCCCCCTGAAACTTGACCGAAAAATGTTGTAGCTCATGTTTGGTCGGGGACTATAGCATCCAATAATACAAATGCAAACTATTGTTGTTAAGAATAACGGCGCCGCAACTTTCCTAAGTAAGGACGATACGAAAGGACCTCTTCTCGATAATCTTAAGCGCCCACGCCA
Above is a window of Gammaproteobacteria bacterium DNA encoding:
- a CDS encoding FMN-binding protein, whose product is MSQGAIGALSLVLTTFAISDDVYQDPAAFLRATFSGEVPPPKVIWLIGAIKKDVETILGHATNELRVRYWMNNERSAWILEEIGKEKPITTGIVIDKGKIERIKVLIYRESRGWEVRHEFFTDQFKGAQLQDDRELDHPIDNISGATLSVDALTRLARMALYLNHHVAP
- a CDS encoding porin codes for the protein MEYKHVVFATSSLIALAGSGDALAQSERDRIRHLEDKVDILQQQINATADAVESSQPEQDRATFGSYGELHYNNFLNGDDSEIDFHRFVLLFGYEFTDRINFYSELELEHAVAGGGDENPGEVELEQAFIDFALTDTTHAQGGLFLMPVGILNETHEPNTFYGVERNQVETEIIPTSWREGGGQLLGQIGATGLSYNFAVTSGFAVDADEIDIRDGRQSTAEALANDPAVTGRLKYTGVPGLELATTVQYQTDFSQEDSDGVNGAYLYEGHAQWAAGPFALRALYARWNISGDAADALARDQPFGYYVEPSFKITPGVGIFARYSEFELVEDLPEENITFGANYWPIPQVVLKADYELRDTEQADGSTLDGDSFNVGIGYAF
- a CDS encoding PepSY domain-containing protein, encoding MLRHNARKYLRSLYVWHRYVGLSALLFAIMLAVTGVMLNHTEDLDLDRRFVDSDLLLNWYGIAPPEIQTAYHTGNHSITQIEDRLYMDRQPLAQPVAALHGATEASSLVAVAVERTIFLLTPGGEMVEQLGDAEGVPPGLRAIGRAQDGHLVIDTADGYYTTDENFLSWRPYRDTKGIVWSQPQSPSPELRQDVEQQYRSQILSVERVLLDLHTGRIFGAWGIYVVDAAAMLLVFLGLTGSWLWLQQYRKQRQHRSVRHPR
- a CDS encoding FAD:protein FMN transferase, with protein sequence MLSTPNHAETHVFHDQFLSLGTLIELSIRTGDAALAHEAFGVLEDDFAYWHDNWHAWNPGDLQRLNRQLPGGGCIAAPDLIPLIERAQASSRTSRGLFDPAIGRLVELWGFNGGAGPRTPPSAEAVTRLVKQAPAMDDLEINGRCVRSGNPAVMLDLSGFAKGYAVDNAIETLKTMGVTDAVVNAGGDVRAIGRHGNRPWSIGIQHPRAEGVIAWLNISDGEAVFTSGDYERFFRYQGKRYQHILDPRDGYPVGETASATVVHSVGDVADAAATALVVAGPDEWTKIARNMDIDQAMLIDRAGRIYITPKLAERIHFIDIPAEKIIIER